Proteins encoded together in one Bacteroides zoogleoformans window:
- a CDS encoding ISAs1 family transposase yields the protein MKHLREFVTSVPEYRRTGKGNFKHKLEDILMLVILGSLSKCIPRAEIIGFGKRYLKRFHSMGILVGGLPSEATLCRVFKSIDDEAMACRMSAFVDSFRKELPNKEAEIICVDGKAMRGTVHENGRNPDIVSAYSLNSGITLATDACEKKSNEIKSVPRLLDKIEISGCIVTADAMSFQKSIIDKIREKGGDFVIELKANQKSLRYVLEDKIKAHPTFRVIRQSCSA from the coding sequence ATGAAACATCTGAGGGAGTTCGTAACTTCAGTACCTGAATACCGTAGAACCGGGAAAGGCAATTTCAAGCATAAACTTGAAGACATACTTATGCTTGTCATATTGGGCAGTCTCAGCAAGTGTATCCCCAGAGCCGAGATAATCGGGTTTGGCAAACGATATTTGAAACGCTTTCACTCAATGGGTATCCTGGTGGGCGGCTTGCCGTCAGAGGCCACGCTATGTCGTGTGTTCAAAAGCATAGATGATGAAGCGATGGCTTGTCGTATGTCCGCGTTCGTCGATTCCTTCCGCAAGGAACTCCCCAACAAGGAGGCTGAGATTATTTGTGTGGACGGTAAAGCCATGAGAGGCACCGTGCATGAAAACGGACGTAATCCGGATATAGTATCAGCCTATTCACTCAATTCCGGGATTACTCTCGCTACGGATGCATGCGAGAAGAAGAGCAACGAGATTAAATCGGTTCCCAGATTACTGGATAAAATAGAGATCTCCGGCTGCATCGTCACCGCTGATGCAATGTCTTTCCAGAAATCAATCATAGACAAGATCAGGGAAAAGGGAGGAGACTTTGTCATCGAGCTTAAAGCAAACCAAAAATCCCTGCGTTACGTACTTGAGGATAAAATCAAGGCTCATCCGACATTTCGAGTGATACGGCAGTCGTGTAGTGCATAA
- a CDS encoding S41 family peptidase has translation MKKILATIALGFTAIAGHAVTPLWMRDAQISPDGTEIVFCYKGDIYKVSAKGGTATQLTTRETYECNPVWSPDGKQIAFACDRYGNFDVFVMPANGGAARRLTTNSAGELPSAFTPDGRYILFSASIQDPASSALFPSSTMTELYKVPVAGGRTEQVLGTPAEAVCFDKSGKQLFYQDKKGSENEWRKHHTSSITRDIWMYDTQTGKHTNLTRREGEDRNPVLSPDGQNVYFLSERNGGSFNVYSFPLAQPQSVKEVTSFKTHPVRFLSMSNDGTLCYGYDGEIYTQRNESAPQKVDIEIVRDDQPQLDNLKFSDGATSAIVSPDGKQVAFIVRGEVFVTATEYATTKQITHTPAREAGLTFAPDNRTLAYASERDGNWQLYLAKITRKEDPNFPNATLIKEEALLPSSTIERAYPQFSSDGKELAFIEDRNRLMVINLETKRVRQITDGSTWYNTGGGFDYCWSPDGKWFTLEFIGNKHDPYSDIGLVSAQGGSNIINLTNSGYTSGSPRFVLEGNAILFTTERYGMRAHASWGAQDDAMLVFLNKDAYDKYCLSKEDYELRKELEKEQKKEKKEKEASKAKDQKKDGKTTDDKEEKKEKVKDIVVELTNIEDRIIRLTPNSSNMGSAIISQDGETLYYLSSFEKGYDLWKMDLRKKETKLLHKMDAGWASMELDKEGKTLFLLGSKGMQKMDVSSDALKTITYQANVKMDLAAEREYMFDHVYKQQQKRFYNTNMHGVDWDAMTATYRKFLPHINNNYDFAELLSEWLGELNVSHTGGRFRPKGQTEPTASLGLLFDWSYREQGMRIAEVMEKGPFDTANTKVKAGTVIEKIDGVEITPEMDYYTLLNNKTKKKTLVSLYNSQNGERWDEVVIPISNGAAGDLLYARWVKQRAADVDRWSGGRLGYVHIESMGDGSFRSIYSDILGKYNNREGIVVDTRFNGGGRLHEDIEILFSGKQYFTQVVRGREACDMPSRRWNKPSIMLTCEANYSNAHGTPWVYSHQKLGKLVGMPVPGTMTSVSWETLQDPSLVFGIPIVGYRLPDGRYLENLQLEPDIKVANSPETIVRGEDTQLKTAVEELLKEIDNKQ, from the coding sequence ATGAAGAAAATTCTTGCAACCATTGCATTGGGTTTTACGGCGATAGCCGGCCATGCCGTCACTCCTCTTTGGATGCGCGACGCTCAAATCTCTCCGGATGGGACAGAAATCGTATTCTGCTATAAAGGAGACATTTACAAGGTGTCTGCCAAAGGTGGAACCGCCACACAACTCACCACACGAGAGACGTACGAATGCAACCCTGTTTGGTCGCCCGACGGAAAGCAGATAGCTTTTGCCTGCGACCGGTACGGTAATTTCGACGTTTTTGTGATGCCGGCCAATGGAGGAGCTGCCCGACGACTGACTACAAATTCTGCCGGTGAACTGCCTTCAGCTTTCACTCCCGACGGCCGGTACATTTTGTTTTCCGCATCCATCCAAGACCCTGCAAGCAGTGCCCTTTTCCCTTCTTCCACCATGACGGAACTTTATAAAGTGCCGGTGGCAGGAGGACGTACCGAACAGGTGCTGGGCACTCCTGCCGAAGCTGTCTGCTTCGACAAGTCCGGCAAACAACTCTTCTACCAAGATAAAAAAGGTTCTGAAAACGAATGGAGAAAACATCATACTTCCTCTATCACTCGCGACATTTGGATGTATGACACCCAAACGGGAAAGCACACCAACCTCACCCGACGGGAAGGAGAAGACCGTAATCCGGTATTGTCGCCCGACGGACAAAACGTCTACTTCCTGAGCGAGCGCAACGGCGGTTCTTTCAATGTCTATTCATTTCCGCTCGCACAACCGCAATCGGTCAAAGAGGTAACCTCTTTCAAGACCCATCCCGTACGTTTCCTGTCCATGAGCAACGACGGCACTTTATGTTATGGCTACGATGGTGAAATCTATACCCAGCGAAACGAATCCGCTCCGCAGAAAGTCGACATAGAGATTGTGCGCGATGACCAACCACAGTTGGACAACCTGAAGTTCTCCGACGGAGCTACTTCCGCCATTGTCTCGCCCGACGGAAAGCAAGTAGCCTTCATCGTACGTGGAGAAGTGTTCGTAACAGCTACCGAATATGCCACGACGAAACAGATTACCCATACCCCGGCACGCGAAGCCGGACTGACCTTTGCACCGGATAACCGCACACTGGCCTATGCCAGCGAGCGTGACGGCAACTGGCAGCTCTACCTTGCCAAGATTACACGCAAAGAAGATCCCAATTTCCCTAATGCAACCTTAATTAAAGAAGAGGCATTACTCCCCTCCTCCACCATAGAGCGTGCCTATCCTCAATTCTCGTCCGATGGCAAGGAACTGGCTTTCATTGAAGACCGCAACCGTTTGATGGTAATCAATCTGGAGACTAAGAGAGTACGCCAAATCACCGATGGTTCTACGTGGTACAACACCGGAGGTGGTTTCGATTACTGTTGGTCGCCCGACGGCAAATGGTTCACGCTTGAATTTATCGGAAACAAACACGACCCGTACTCAGACATCGGCCTTGTCAGTGCACAGGGAGGAAGCAATATCATCAACCTGACCAATAGTGGCTATACAAGCGGCTCACCTCGCTTTGTACTCGAAGGCAATGCCATTCTCTTCACCACCGAGCGTTACGGTATGCGCGCCCATGCCTCGTGGGGGGCGCAAGATGATGCCATGCTCGTATTCCTTAACAAGGATGCCTACGACAAATATTGCTTGAGCAAAGAAGACTACGAACTCCGCAAAGAGTTGGAGAAAGAACAAAAGAAAGAGAAAAAAGAAAAGGAAGCAAGTAAGGCAAAAGACCAAAAGAAAGACGGCAAAACCACAGATGACAAAGAGGAGAAAAAAGAAAAGGTAAAAGACATTGTCGTAGAGCTGACGAACATCGAAGACCGTATCATACGTCTCACTCCCAATTCTTCGAACATGGGCAGCGCCATCATCTCGCAAGACGGCGAAACTCTTTATTATCTGTCGTCTTTTGAGAAAGGATACGACCTTTGGAAAATGGACCTGCGTAAGAAAGAGACCAAACTGCTCCATAAGATGGATGCCGGATGGGCCTCTATGGAACTGGATAAAGAGGGGAAGACCCTTTTCCTGCTGGGTAGCAAAGGCATGCAAAAGATGGATGTATCTTCGGACGCATTGAAAACAATCACCTATCAAGCTAATGTGAAGATGGACTTGGCTGCCGAACGAGAATACATGTTCGACCATGTATACAAGCAGCAGCAAAAGCGTTTCTACAACACAAACATGCACGGAGTGGATTGGGATGCCATGACAGCAACCTATCGCAAGTTCCTACCCCATATAAATAACAACTACGACTTTGCCGAATTGCTGAGCGAATGGCTGGGCGAATTAAACGTATCGCACACCGGAGGACGCTTCCGCCCTAAAGGACAAACCGAGCCGACCGCCAGCTTGGGCTTGCTCTTCGACTGGAGTTATCGGGAACAAGGCATGCGCATCGCCGAAGTGATGGAAAAAGGACCGTTCGACACGGCAAATACCAAAGTGAAAGCCGGCACGGTCATCGAAAAAATAGACGGCGTGGAGATAACCCCTGAAATGGATTATTACACACTGCTCAACAACAAGACCAAGAAAAAGACGCTCGTATCATTGTACAACTCGCAGAACGGAGAACGCTGGGACGAAGTGGTAATACCCATCAGCAACGGAGCAGCCGGCGATCTGCTTTATGCCCGTTGGGTGAAACAGCGTGCGGCAGATGTGGACAGATGGTCAGGCGGACGTTTGGGCTACGTACATATCGAGTCGATGGGCGACGGCAGCTTCCGTTCTATTTATTCTGACATCTTGGGGAAATATAACAACCGTGAAGGTATTGTCGTAGACACACGCTTCAACGGTGGCGGACGTCTGCACGAAGACATAGAGATACTGTTCAGCGGTAAACAATATTTCACTCAAGTGGTTCGCGGCCGTGAGGCCTGCGACATGCCCAGCCGTCGCTGGAACAAGCCATCCATTATGCTGACATGCGAAGCCAATTACTCCAATGCACACGGCACACCGTGGGTTTACAGTCATCAGAAGTTAGGCAAACTGGTAGGCATGCCGGTGCCGGGCACCATGACCAGCGTATCGTGGGAAACACTGCAAGACCCGTCGTTGGTTTTCGGCATTCCCATTGTTGGCTACCGTCTGCCGGACGGCAGGTATCTGGAAAACCTGCAACTGGAACCGGATATCAAAGTGGCCAACTCACCCGAAACAATCGTGAGAGGAGAAGACACGCAACTGAAAACAGCAGTGGAAGAGTTGCTGAAAGAGATTGACAACAAGCAATGA
- a CDS encoding ISL3 family transposase, producing MNSSFLYHAWGLYNHKCTREEYKGNTIILHVEAKERQNECPKCGCRHLVKNGYRMRDFIGLPVGGKKVIVRMKVQRYKCKNKDCDYDRQENIPFATGNCSYTHRFARYVVGLLKAMTLKDAANLLGVTWDTIKDIHSRYLEYHYTPPSLEGVDCIGIDEFAVRRGHIYKTIVVDLRSGRIIYVGEGKGADALNGFWKRVKRKGIDIKYVTTDLSAAFISSVYEHCPNALHVFDHFHVVKLMNEKLDDIRRVQYNMEKDINKRKVLKGTRYLLLSNGEDIFDKEYKTRLDNALDMNKPLSQAYYLKEQLREFWTQINKEEAEKVMLDWVNQAKESKVPQLMKMAATIMAHRTGILAWYDCHISTGKVEGINNKIKVMKRNAYGFRDERYFELRLYALHDCRITRNVG from the coding sequence ATGAACAGCAGTTTTCTATATCATGCGTGGGGGCTATACAATCACAAATGCACCCGTGAGGAATACAAAGGTAATACAATTATTCTGCATGTTGAAGCAAAAGAACGTCAAAATGAGTGTCCCAAGTGCGGATGCCGCCATTTGGTGAAGAATGGTTACCGTATGCGTGACTTTATCGGTCTTCCTGTTGGCGGCAAAAAGGTGATAGTCCGCATGAAAGTACAACGCTACAAGTGTAAGAACAAGGATTGTGATTACGACCGCCAAGAGAATATCCCCTTCGCCACAGGCAATTGCAGCTACACCCACCGTTTCGCAAGGTACGTGGTCGGATTGTTAAAGGCAATGACTTTGAAAGATGCGGCCAACCTGTTGGGAGTAACATGGGACACCATCAAAGACATACATAGCCGGTATTTGGAATACCATTACACCCCTCCTTCGTTGGAGGGTGTGGATTGTATCGGCATAGACGAGTTCGCCGTAAGAAGAGGGCACATATACAAGACAATAGTTGTCGACCTGAGGAGCGGACGTATCATATATGTTGGCGAAGGCAAAGGAGCTGATGCCTTGAACGGCTTTTGGAAAAGGGTAAAGCGAAAAGGCATTGACATCAAGTATGTTACCACAGACCTTTCTGCGGCATTCATTTCGTCCGTATATGAACATTGTCCCAATGCGCTTCATGTTTTTGACCATTTCCACGTGGTCAAGCTCATGAACGAAAAGCTGGATGACATACGCAGAGTACAGTACAACATGGAAAAGGATATCAATAAGCGGAAGGTCCTCAAAGGCACGAGATACCTCCTGTTAAGCAATGGTGAGGACATCTTTGACAAGGAATATAAAACGAGGCTTGACAATGCTCTGGACATGAACAAGCCTCTCTCGCAGGCATATTACCTCAAGGAGCAGCTCCGGGAATTTTGGACACAGATCAACAAGGAAGAGGCGGAGAAAGTAATGCTGGATTGGGTAAACCAGGCTAAAGAGAGCAAAGTGCCACAGCTGATGAAAATGGCTGCAACCATTATGGCGCATCGAACGGGAATACTCGCATGGTACGACTGCCATATCTCTACCGGCAAAGTGGAGGGCATCAACAATAAGATAAAAGTAATGAAAAGGAATGCGTACGGATTCAGGGATGAACGATACTTTGAGCTTAGGCTTTATGCACTACACGACTGCCGTATCACTCGAAATGTCGGATGA